In a single window of the Pseudogemmatithrix spongiicola genome:
- a CDS encoding NAD(P)-dependent oxidoreductase, whose product MQTAFLGLGAIGTPMARHLAAKFAGTRIWNRTAAKAAAFVAQYGGMHAATPAAAARDADVVITCFPVSRDVESLLDGPDGLLAGLRPGSTLVDCTSGDPATSKRIAARLAERGIGFLDAPVSGGVVGAEAAALTVMIGGDAATLERVRPALEAFGKRIVHCGPVGAGDAVKAVNNALLAQHIIGTAEGLMALERAGVDPALALDVINNSSGRSNASMNLFPERVLTKAYPRTFRLALLDKDVGIALQVARDAGVTAPMLELASQRYRDAHAAMGEEADHVEIVKWLRGES is encoded by the coding sequence ATGCAGACCGCCTTCCTCGGCCTCGGTGCCATCGGCACGCCCATGGCGCGCCACCTCGCCGCCAAGTTCGCCGGCACCCGCATCTGGAATCGCACGGCCGCGAAGGCCGCCGCCTTCGTCGCGCAGTACGGCGGCATGCACGCGGCCACGCCCGCCGCGGCGGCCCGCGACGCGGACGTCGTCATCACCTGCTTCCCCGTGTCGCGCGACGTAGAGTCGTTGCTCGACGGCCCGGACGGGCTGCTGGCCGGACTGAGGCCGGGCAGCACGCTCGTGGACTGCACCTCCGGGGACCCGGCGACGTCGAAGCGCATTGCCGCGCGACTGGCCGAGCGCGGCATCGGTTTCCTCGACGCACCGGTCTCCGGCGGTGTCGTGGGCGCCGAGGCGGCGGCCCTGACAGTGATGATCGGCGGCGACGCCGCGACGCTCGAGCGCGTGCGCCCCGCCCTCGAGGCCTTCGGCAAGCGCATCGTGCACTGCGGCCCTGTCGGTGCGGGCGATGCGGTGAAGGCCGTGAACAACGCGCTGCTCGCGCAGCACATCATCGGCACGGCCGAAGGCCTCATGGCGCTGGAGCGCGCCGGCGTGGATCCCGCGCTCGCGCTCGACGTCATCAACAACTCCAGTGGCCGCAGCAACGCGTCGATGAATCTCTTCCCGGAGCGCGTGCTGACGAAGGCGTATCCGCGCACCTTCCGCCTCGCGCTGCTCGACAAGGACGTGGGCATCGCGCTGCAAGTCGCGCGCGACGCGGGGGTGACGGCACCCATGCTTGAGCTCGCGAGCCAGCGCTACCGCGACGCGCATGCGGCGATGGGCGAAGAGGCCGATCACGTGGAGATCGTGAAGTGGCTGCGAGGGGAATCCTGA
- a CDS encoding DMT family transporter: MVIIAASAYVSLSIVTTLGGRIGVGLLPLMAWRYALAAPILAAIAGWRELAAVPWRRAVALFVIGGGGQSLVTYFSLSALAWMPAASLGFLFYTYPAWVAIFAALSGAERLTPTRIAALGFALFGITLMVGAPWNLALPWPGVWRALLSAIIYALYIPLLHRLRGPLSPAAASAYLIAGAATIFLVAAERTGGALAPMTSIGAWSAAGTLAVYSTVIAFLTFLRGLEVLGAVRAAILSTTEPLFTAVLALLILRQPLGLPTLLGGACIVAAILVLERASPPTDELPHAA, encoded by the coding sequence TTGGTCATCATCGCGGCGTCGGCGTATGTCTCGTTGAGCATCGTGACGACGCTGGGCGGGCGCATCGGCGTCGGGCTGCTGCCGTTGATGGCGTGGCGCTACGCGCTCGCGGCACCGATCCTCGCGGCGATCGCCGGTTGGCGGGAGCTGGCGGCCGTGCCCTGGCGGCGCGCGGTGGCGCTGTTCGTGATCGGCGGCGGCGGGCAGTCGCTGGTGACGTACTTCTCGCTCTCCGCGCTCGCGTGGATGCCGGCCGCGTCGCTGGGCTTCCTGTTCTATACGTACCCGGCGTGGGTGGCGATCTTCGCGGCACTCTCCGGCGCCGAGCGATTGACGCCGACCCGCATCGCGGCGCTGGGCTTCGCGCTGTTCGGCATCACGCTGATGGTCGGGGCGCCGTGGAACCTCGCCCTCCCGTGGCCAGGCGTGTGGCGCGCCCTGCTCTCGGCGATCATCTATGCGCTGTACATCCCGCTGCTGCACCGCCTCCGCGGACCGCTGTCGCCCGCTGCCGCGTCGGCGTACCTGATTGCCGGTGCGGCGACGATCTTCCTGGTCGCCGCCGAGCGCACGGGTGGCGCGCTGGCGCCCATGACCTCGATCGGCGCGTGGAGCGCCGCCGGCACGCTCGCGGTGTACAGCACGGTGATTGCCTTCCTGACCTTCCTGCGCGGGCTCGAGGTGTTGGGCGCCGTGCGGGCCGCGATTCTCTCGACCACTGAACCGCTCTTCACTGCCGTGCTCGCGTTGCTGATCCTCCGTCAGCCGCTCGGCCTGCCGACGCTGCTCGGCGGCGCCTGCATCGTCGCGGCCATCCTCGTGCTCGAACGCGCCTCGCCCCCGACCGATGAACTCCCCCACGCGGCCTGA
- a CDS encoding DUF2203 family protein, whose translation MNPRGGRRWPTRIPRLRATASGAGPAATTRWSRARPPGRCRGWPSRCVTPAGRSGPWASCPRPCNGSCGSRIPWSFPVRARRSCAPSTRPPCTATRLASRPSLPRVTSAAMNATAHALWTPERANKALPLLRRITDDLVLGYRRWQELVERYELASLRSTPTAQDPEAERLQLEVQRAAADVQACLAELEALGVECKSMEQGLIDFPGERDGEPVYWCWMRGEARVAHWHARDAGFAGRQPL comes from the coding sequence ATGAACCCGCGTGGTGGCCGACGCTGGCCGACGCGTATCCCGAGGTTGAGGGCGACGGCGAGCGGCGCTGGCCCCGCGGCGACTACACGGTGGTCGCGCGCCCGGCCCCCGGGCAGGTGCCGCGGGTGGCCTTCGCGCTGCGTGACGCCGGCGGGCAGGAGTGGCCCCTGGGCTTCGTGCCCGCGCCCGTGCAACGGCTCATGTGGCTCGAGGATTCCTTGGTCGTTCCCGGTACGCGCGAGGCGCTCGTGCGCGCCTTCGACGAGGCCGCCCTGTACGGCGACGAGACTCGCGTCGCGTCCGTCCCTTCCACGCGTAACTTCCGCAGCCATGAACGCCACCGCCCACGCCCTCTGGACCCCCGAACGCGCCAACAAGGCGTTGCCGCTCCTGCGGCGTATCACGGACGACCTGGTGCTGGGCTACCGCCGCTGGCAGGAGCTGGTGGAGCGCTACGAGCTGGCGTCGCTGCGCAGCACGCCGACCGCGCAGGATCCCGAGGCGGAGCGGCTCCAGCTCGAGGTGCAGCGCGCAGCCGCGGACGTGCAGGCCTGCCTCGCTGAGCTCGAGGCGCTGGGCGTCGAGTGCAAGAGCATGGAGCAGGGGCTCATCGACTTTCCCGGTGAGCGCGACGGCGAACCGGTGTACTGGTGCTGGATGCGCGGCGAAGCCCGCGTCGCGCACTGGCATGCGCGCGACGCGGGCTTCGCCGGCCGTCAGCCGCTGTAA
- the mgtE gene encoding magnesium transporter has product MQQAPDEPERSLAALLAPDILDLLETDPRSIAAETEELHAADLADVAELIDRALVPQLLAALPAPRAAAVLEYLGEELRTELLETMAPEQAAALIAAMTPDERADALEEMDEDVADEILEAIPERERAETERLLQYEADTAGGLMTTEFVSVPESQTVDEALATVRAIARAGRREAMQTIYVVDAQGVLTGVMSLRELLAAPEGTRVADNAWTEIVTVPADAHRETVVQLTSNYDLVAVPVVDADRRLLGVITVDDVIDVIQEEQTEDVQKFGGLEALEEPYLQVGFVELLKKRVPWLIVLFVGQMFTAAAMGFFEDSISAATVLALFVPLIISSGGNSGSQATSLIIRAMALQELRARDWTRVLLREAGMGLVLGALLGIVGALRIVVWQWAGFYPFGEHYGVLATTIGATVLGVVLFGTLTGAMLPFVLRKVGFDPASASAPLVATLVDVTGVVLYFSMALLLLRGTLL; this is encoded by the coding sequence GTGCAACAAGCGCCCGACGAGCCCGAGCGGTCCCTGGCCGCGCTACTGGCGCCCGATATCCTGGACTTGCTCGAGACGGATCCGCGCAGCATCGCCGCGGAGACGGAGGAGCTGCACGCTGCCGACCTCGCCGACGTCGCCGAGCTGATCGATCGCGCGCTGGTGCCGCAGCTGCTCGCCGCGCTCCCGGCCCCGCGCGCGGCTGCCGTGCTCGAGTACCTCGGCGAGGAGCTGCGGACCGAGCTGCTCGAGACCATGGCGCCGGAGCAGGCGGCCGCGCTGATCGCCGCGATGACGCCGGACGAGCGCGCCGACGCGCTCGAGGAAATGGACGAGGACGTCGCCGACGAGATCCTCGAGGCGATTCCCGAACGCGAGCGCGCCGAGACCGAGCGGCTGCTCCAGTACGAAGCCGACACGGCCGGCGGTCTCATGACCACCGAGTTCGTTTCGGTCCCGGAATCGCAGACGGTCGACGAGGCGCTGGCCACCGTACGGGCCATCGCCCGCGCGGGGCGACGCGAGGCGATGCAGACGATCTACGTGGTGGACGCACAGGGCGTGCTCACGGGCGTGATGTCGCTCCGCGAACTCCTGGCGGCGCCCGAAGGCACGCGCGTCGCCGACAATGCGTGGACGGAGATCGTCACGGTGCCCGCCGACGCGCACCGCGAGACGGTCGTGCAGCTCACGTCCAACTACGACCTCGTCGCCGTGCCGGTGGTGGATGCCGACCGCCGCTTGCTCGGCGTCATCACCGTGGACGACGTCATCGACGTCATCCAGGAAGAGCAGACGGAGGACGTGCAGAAGTTCGGCGGTCTCGAGGCGCTCGAAGAGCCATACCTGCAGGTGGGCTTCGTCGAGCTGCTCAAGAAGCGCGTGCCGTGGCTCATCGTGCTCTTCGTGGGCCAGATGTTCACGGCGGCGGCGATGGGCTTCTTCGAGGATTCCATCTCCGCAGCCACGGTGCTCGCGCTGTTCGTGCCGCTGATCATCTCGTCGGGCGGCAACTCCGGCTCGCAGGCGACGTCGCTGATCATCCGGGCCATGGCCCTGCAGGAGCTCAGGGCGCGCGACTGGACGCGAGTCCTGCTCCGCGAGGCCGGCATGGGCCTCGTACTCGGCGCGCTGCTGGGCATCGTCGGCGCGCTGCGCATCGTGGTGTGGCAATGGGCCGGGTTCTACCCCTTCGGCGAGCACTATGGCGTCCTCGCGACGACGATCGGCGCGACAGTGCTGGGCGTCGTGCTCTTCGGCACGCTCACCGGCGCGATGCTGCCCTTCGTGCTGCGCAAGGTGGGCTTCGACCCCGCGAGCGCGTCGGCGCCGCTGGTCGCGACGCTCGTCGACGTGACGGGCGTGGTGCTGTACTTCTCGATGGCGCTGCTCCTCCTGCGCGGGACGCTGCTCTGA
- a CDS encoding cysteine desulfurase-like protein produces MNSVRPHFPALQRTHNGRPVAYFDGPGGTQVPRMVVDAMTQYLLHHNANTHWVYPTSLETDAKLLAARETIADFLNASPREVSFANNMTTGTFHLARALGRTWGPGDEIVVTELDHHANIAPWRALERERGLTIRKVKVDTTRGELDWSSLEDTLSQRTKLLAIGAGSNALGTVTDVAAAARLAHDVGALVYVDAVHYAPHHLVDVKAFDCDFLGCSAYKFYGPHVGIIFGKEAQLGRLDVPKLEPAPEQVPERMETGTQNHEGIVGAAAAVEFLASLGEGATRRDRLASAFHTLHEDGMTLVRRLWDGLGTIPGVTRYGPGPDRPRTPTVSFTVDGVKSDDVAKALVKHAVFVSSGDFYATTLVRLLGHGDDGLVRVGAACYTTMEEIERLLAAVSEVAKR; encoded by the coding sequence ATGAATTCCGTCCGTCCGCATTTCCCCGCGCTCCAGCGCACGCATAACGGCCGCCCGGTCGCGTACTTCGATGGTCCCGGCGGCACGCAGGTCCCGCGGATGGTCGTGGATGCGATGACGCAGTACCTGCTGCACCACAATGCCAACACGCATTGGGTGTACCCAACCAGCCTCGAGACCGACGCCAAGCTGCTCGCGGCGCGCGAGACGATCGCCGACTTCCTCAACGCGTCGCCGCGCGAGGTGTCGTTCGCCAACAACATGACGACGGGGACCTTCCACCTCGCGCGCGCGCTGGGCCGCACCTGGGGCCCGGGCGACGAGATCGTCGTCACCGAACTCGACCACCACGCGAACATCGCGCCGTGGCGGGCGCTCGAGCGCGAGCGCGGGCTCACGATCCGCAAGGTGAAGGTGGATACGACGCGCGGTGAGCTCGATTGGTCGTCGCTCGAGGATACGCTGTCGCAGCGCACCAAGCTGCTGGCGATCGGTGCCGGCTCGAACGCGCTCGGCACGGTGACCGACGTCGCCGCCGCGGCGCGCCTCGCCCACGACGTCGGTGCGCTGGTCTACGTGGACGCCGTGCACTACGCGCCGCATCACCTCGTCGACGTGAAGGCCTTCGATTGCGACTTCCTCGGCTGCTCGGCCTACAAGTTCTACGGCCCGCACGTCGGCATCATCTTCGGTAAGGAAGCGCAGCTGGGGCGTCTGGATGTACCGAAGTTGGAGCCGGCGCCGGAGCAGGTGCCGGAGCGCATGGAGACGGGCACGCAGAACCACGAGGGCATCGTCGGCGCGGCCGCGGCCGTGGAGTTCCTCGCGTCGCTCGGGGAAGGCGCGACGCGCCGCGACCGCCTGGCCTCCGCCTTCCACACCCTGCACGAGGACGGGATGACGCTGGTGCGTCGCCTCTGGGACGGCCTCGGCACGATTCCCGGTGTCACGCGCTACGGGCCGGGTCCGGATCGTCCGCGCACGCCGACGGTGAGCTTTACGGTCGACGGCGTGAAGAGCGACGACGTGGCGAAGGCTCTCGTCAAGCACGCGGTCTTCGTCAGCAGCGGCGACTTCTATGCCACGACGCTCGTGCGCCTCCTCGGGCACGGCGACGACGGCCTCGTGCGCGTCGGCGCCGCCTGCTACACGACGATGGAGGAGATCGAGCGGCTGCTCGCTGCCGTATCCGAGGTCGCGAAGCGCTAG
- a CDS encoding OmpA family protein yields the protein MTRSTRMLAALAALMTAGTSLDAQASGTVDLAGLFRYSQLDERAAAEPGVGFGGRLGIFMFPNVALEVTHALTTTADTPEARQSPLHLHLARHFRFNDGVAFILGAGWVRDRTNGIQPNGSLEADGVSAIAGLQMNFTRRLALRVDAVYDHLPVARYDAAGPEAANLHLQAGLSLRFPPPDRDRDGVLDRVDLCADTPVGATVNAQGCQPDADGDRVPDVADRCANTPAGTPVDASGCPLDSDGDGVLDTADRCANSPAGQPVDASGCPRDSDGDTVIDIADRCPNTPAGTPVDANGCPRDADGDNVPDNLDRCPNTPAGTPVNANGCPADEDGDGVLDNADRCSATPAGVRVDANGCPVPIDADGDGVRDIDDRCPNTPPGTRVDARGCQIVFEEGQRNIVLEGVNFETGRAVLTAESQAILDRVAESLVAAPEVNLEVQGHTDNTGSVANNTRISQARADAVRQYLISKGVAANRLTARGYGPTQPAASNTTPQGRAQNRRVELRRTN from the coding sequence GTGACGCGCTCGACTCGGATGCTCGCCGCTCTCGCGGCGCTGATGACCGCTGGCACATCGCTGGACGCCCAAGCGTCCGGGACAGTGGACCTCGCCGGTCTCTTCCGGTACTCGCAGCTCGACGAACGCGCTGCGGCGGAACCGGGAGTCGGGTTCGGCGGACGGCTCGGCATCTTCATGTTCCCGAACGTGGCGCTCGAAGTCACCCACGCGCTCACGACCACTGCGGACACGCCGGAGGCGCGGCAGTCGCCGCTGCACCTGCATCTCGCGCGGCACTTCCGCTTCAATGACGGCGTCGCCTTCATCCTCGGTGCCGGCTGGGTGCGCGATCGCACCAACGGCATCCAGCCCAACGGCTCGCTCGAGGCCGACGGCGTGTCCGCGATCGCCGGCCTGCAGATGAACTTCACGCGGCGCCTCGCGCTGCGCGTGGACGCCGTGTACGACCACTTGCCGGTCGCGCGCTACGATGCCGCCGGCCCCGAGGCCGCAAATCTCCACCTGCAGGCCGGCCTCTCGCTGCGCTTCCCGCCGCCGGACCGGGACCGCGACGGCGTGCTCGATCGTGTCGACCTCTGTGCAGACACCCCGGTTGGCGCGACGGTCAACGCACAGGGCTGCCAGCCCGACGCCGATGGCGACCGCGTGCCCGATGTCGCGGATCGCTGCGCCAACACGCCGGCCGGCACGCCGGTCGACGCCAGCGGCTGCCCGCTCGACAGCGACGGCGACGGCGTCCTCGACACCGCCGACCGCTGCGCGAACTCGCCGGCGGGACAGCCGGTCGATGCGAGCGGCTGCCCGCGCGATTCGGACGGCGACACCGTCATCGACATCGCCGACCGCTGCCCGAACACGCCCGCCGGCACGCCCGTCGACGCCAACGGCTGCCCGCGCGACGCCGACGGGGACAACGTACCGGACAACCTCGATCGCTGCCCCAACACGCCCGCCGGTACGCCGGTGAACGCCAACGGGTGCCCCGCCGACGAAGACGGCGATGGCGTGCTCGACAACGCCGACCGCTGCTCCGCGACACCCGCGGGTGTCCGCGTGGACGCCAACGGCTGTCCGGTCCCGATCGACGCGGACGGCGACGGCGTCCGGGACATCGATGACCGCTGCCCGAACACGCCGCCCGGCACGCGCGTCGATGCCCGCGGCTGCCAGATCGTCTTCGAGGAAGGCCAACGCAACATCGTCCTCGAAGGCGTGAACTTCGAGACGGGGCGCGCCGTGCTGACGGCGGAGTCGCAGGCGATCCTCGATCGCGTGGCCGAATCGCTCGTCGCCGCACCCGAGGTGAACCTCGAGGTCCAAGGGCACACCGACAACACCGGCTCGGTGGCCAACAACACGCGCATCTCGCAGGCCCGCGCCGATGCGGTGCGGCAGTACCTCATCAGCAAGGGCGTGGCGGCGAACCGCCTGACGGCGCGTGGCTACGGCCCGACGCAACCGGCGGCCTCGAACACCACGCCGCAGGGCCGCGCGCAGAACCGGCGCGTGGAGCTACGCCGGACGAACTGA
- a CDS encoding DUF5916 domain-containing protein, with translation MFVELALAFQTVVAAGPATPPREGIFVPPAPKTVPAPTARGATAMRAATPPVLDGVDSDPIWRDAPAITQFRQHDPVEDGDPRYRTEARVAYDDRYLYVFVRAFDPSPDSVMAFLSRRDARTQSDYLHLMVDSYHDKRTGFRFTVNPLGVKRDVYISNDGNEDLSWDGVWDAVTKVDEQGWTAEYRIPFSQLRFPAAEAHTFGFAIWRDIARHNERISWPLYRRTQMGFVSQWGEVDGFEGIASPRRLEVLPYSVSTDAPRPTANGYARQQTITFGADVKYGITSNLTLDATANPDFGQVEADPAVLNLGAFEQFFEERRPFFLEGAGIFNFANNLFYSRRVGRAPQLGGVYAAQDNPLNTTILGAAKITGRTASGLNVGFIDAVTQQELGADARTIEPQTNYMVLRLQQDLRQGNSGFGVMATATNRSLDADTRRFLREGAYAFGLDARHRFGENNNYQISGSAVGSHVTGSEEAIWRTQRSAVQQFQRPDSPLEVDSTRTSLSGTRFNASIGKQGGGVTRFNTGVTRISAGYEVNDAGFQPRADFTENGNWFGLNFVEPTKFYRRLFVNINQWNNWTTDGLRLNSGGNINVNGELPNQWWFWAGYNVNGIGEVYDDRVTRGGPALRRNLRQNAWLGFETDGRKPVTGTLQGFFVFKDASGSSEWGLDPEVNFRAGGSVQGSVALNYYEGVNDQQWYNNFATPGGTAYTFARLDQTTMGVTTRLDYTMTPTLSLQLYAQPFVTAGDYSELKQVVDPGAERYEDRFAPYTAATPTDFNFKQFRSNTVLRWEYRPGSVLFFVWQQGRQDDRNPGSFEFGRDYGDLFRTRSDNTFLIKASYWFSL, from the coding sequence ATGTTCGTCGAACTCGCCCTGGCCTTCCAGACGGTGGTGGCCGCAGGCCCTGCCACCCCGCCGCGCGAAGGGATCTTCGTGCCGCCGGCACCGAAGACGGTTCCCGCTCCGACCGCGCGCGGCGCGACGGCGATGCGCGCGGCGACGCCCCCCGTCCTCGATGGCGTGGACTCCGATCCCATCTGGCGCGACGCGCCGGCGATCACGCAGTTCCGCCAGCACGATCCCGTGGAAGACGGCGATCCGCGCTATCGCACCGAGGCGCGCGTCGCCTATGACGACCGCTACCTGTACGTGTTCGTGCGCGCCTTCGATCCGTCGCCCGATTCGGTGATGGCCTTCCTCTCGCGGCGCGACGCGCGCACGCAGAGCGACTACCTGCACCTGATGGTCGACAGCTACCACGACAAGCGCACGGGCTTCCGGTTCACCGTGAACCCGCTGGGCGTGAAGCGCGACGTGTACATCTCCAACGACGGCAACGAGGATCTCTCGTGGGACGGCGTGTGGGACGCGGTCACGAAGGTCGACGAGCAGGGGTGGACGGCCGAGTATCGCATCCCGTTCAGCCAGCTCCGGTTCCCGGCGGCCGAGGCACACACCTTCGGCTTCGCCATCTGGCGCGACATCGCGCGGCACAACGAGCGCATCTCGTGGCCGCTCTACCGCCGCACGCAGATGGGCTTCGTCTCGCAGTGGGGCGAGGTGGATGGCTTCGAGGGCATCGCCAGCCCGCGCCGTCTCGAGGTGCTGCCGTACTCGGTGTCGACCGACGCGCCGCGTCCGACGGCGAACGGCTACGCGCGCCAGCAGACCATCACCTTCGGCGCGGACGTGAAGTACGGCATCACGTCGAATCTCACGCTGGACGCGACCGCGAATCCCGACTTCGGCCAAGTCGAGGCGGACCCCGCGGTGCTGAATCTCGGCGCGTTCGAGCAGTTCTTCGAGGAGCGTCGGCCGTTCTTCCTGGAAGGCGCGGGCATCTTCAACTTCGCCAACAACCTGTTCTACTCGCGCCGCGTGGGCCGCGCCCCGCAGCTGGGCGGCGTCTATGCCGCGCAGGACAATCCGCTGAACACGACGATCCTCGGCGCCGCCAAGATCACCGGCCGCACGGCGAGCGGGCTCAACGTGGGCTTCATTGACGCCGTGACGCAGCAGGAGCTCGGGGCCGACGCACGGACGATCGAGCCGCAGACCAACTACATGGTGCTACGGCTGCAGCAGGACCTGCGGCAGGGCAACTCGGGCTTCGGCGTGATGGCGACGGCCACCAACCGCTCGCTGGACGCCGACACGCGCCGCTTCCTGCGCGAGGGCGCCTATGCCTTCGGGCTCGACGCACGCCACCGCTTCGGCGAGAACAACAACTACCAGATCAGCGGCTCGGCCGTCGGTTCGCACGTGACCGGCAGCGAGGAAGCCATCTGGCGCACGCAGCGCAGCGCGGTGCAGCAGTTCCAACGGCCGGACTCGCCGCTGGAAGTGGACTCGACGCGCACGTCGCTGAGCGGTACGCGCTTCAACGCCAGCATCGGCAAGCAGGGCGGCGGCGTCACGCGCTTCAACACCGGCGTGACGCGCATCAGCGCCGGCTACGAGGTGAACGACGCCGGCTTCCAGCCCCGCGCCGACTTCACGGAGAACGGCAACTGGTTCGGGCTCAACTTCGTCGAGCCCACGAAGTTCTACCGCCGCCTGTTCGTGAATATCAACCAGTGGAACAACTGGACCACCGACGGCCTGCGCCTCAACAGCGGCGGAAACATCAACGTCAACGGTGAGCTGCCGAACCAGTGGTGGTTCTGGGCGGGCTACAACGTGAACGGCATCGGCGAGGTCTATGACGACCGCGTGACGCGCGGCGGCCCCGCGCTGCGCCGCAACTTGCGCCAGAACGCTTGGCTGGGCTTCGAGACCGACGGGCGCAAGCCGGTCACCGGCACGCTCCAGGGCTTCTTCGTCTTCAAGGACGCCTCTGGCTCGTCGGAGTGGGGCCTCGATCCCGAGGTGAATTTCCGCGCCGGTGGCAGCGTGCAGGGCAGTGTCGCGCTCAACTACTACGAAGGCGTGAACGACCAGCAGTGGTACAACAACTTCGCGACGCCGGGCGGCACGGCGTACACCTTCGCGCGGCTCGACCAGACGACCATGGGCGTGACGACGCGGTTGGACTACACGATGACCCCGACGCTGTCGCTGCAGCTGTATGCCCAGCCCTTCGTCACGGCCGGCGACTACTCGGAGCTCAAGCAGGTGGTCGACCCCGGCGCCGAACGCTACGAGGACCGGTTCGCGCCGTACACGGCGGCCACGCCGACCGACTTCAACTTCAAGCAGTTCCGCTCGAACACCGTGCTGCGCTGGGAGTACCGCCCGGGGTCCGTGCTGTTCTTCGTCTGGCAGCAGGGCCGCCAGGACGACCGGAACCCGGGGTCGTTCGAGTTCGGCCGCGACTACGGCGACCTGTTCCGCACCCGCTCGGATAACACCTTCCTGATCAAGGCGTCGTACTGGTTCAGCCTGTAG
- a CDS encoding DMT family transporter — MNSPTRPDAGALGAGTFYTLLAAAGFAAVSILTSLATATGLSLATVLAWRYTLSAVVLVGWVGARQYKRIRPNEMLRLVALGGGGQALLVFVALSALAYIPAATLAFLFYTYPAWVALVQAVRGAERLDGRRALALALSFAGIGVMVGLPAASPGSAGLDWRGVALALGAAAIYGAYIPMMRVLAKDHPVAPVSAYGKIGSALCFLVLAVSDRSFTYQMEPRTWLVIAALTLFSTVLPGVFFLMGLVRLGPVRTAIVSTVEPFLTALLGVLVLSQALTLPTVLGGTLIIAAVVLLQVKRDRVA; from the coding sequence ATGAACTCCCCCACGCGGCCTGACGCCGGCGCCCTCGGCGCCGGCACGTTCTACACGCTGCTCGCGGCCGCTGGCTTTGCGGCGGTGAGCATCCTCACGTCCCTGGCCACGGCGACGGGTCTCTCGCTCGCGACGGTGCTCGCGTGGCGCTATACCCTTTCGGCCGTGGTGCTCGTCGGCTGGGTGGGCGCGCGGCAGTACAAGCGCATCCGGCCGAACGAGATGCTTCGACTCGTCGCGCTCGGCGGTGGCGGGCAGGCGCTGTTGGTGTTCGTGGCGCTGAGCGCGCTGGCCTACATCCCGGCGGCGACGCTCGCGTTCCTCTTCTATACCTATCCCGCGTGGGTGGCGCTGGTGCAGGCCGTGCGCGGCGCCGAGCGTCTGGATGGACGACGCGCGCTGGCGTTGGCCTTGAGCTTCGCGGGCATCGGCGTGATGGTCGGGCTTCCGGCCGCGAGCCCCGGGTCGGCGGGACTCGATTGGCGCGGCGTGGCCTTGGCGTTGGGCGCGGCGGCGATCTACGGTGCCTACATCCCGATGATGCGCGTACTGGCGAAGGACCATCCCGTCGCGCCGGTGAGCGCCTACGGCAAGATCGGCTCTGCCCTCTGCTTCCTGGTGCTCGCCGTGAGCGACCGGTCGTTCACGTACCAGATGGAACCGCGCACCTGGCTGGTGATCGCGGCGCTCACGCTGTTCAGCACCGTGCTGCCGGGTGTGTTCTTCCTGATGGGGCTCGTGCGGTTGGGGCCGGTGCGCACGGCCATCGTCTCGACGGTGGAGCCGTTCCTCACCGCGCTGCTCGGCGTGCTGGTGCTCTCGCAGGCGTTGACGCTGCCGACCGTGCTCGGTGGCACGCTGATCATCGCCGCGGTGGTGCTGCTGCAGGTCAAGCGGGACCGGGTCGCGTAG
- a CDS encoding heavy-metal-associated domain-containing protein, with translation MRLELMISGMVAVHAKHAVFAALAGVEGVTRAEVELGRAELELSRSEAEIDAVVAELRAAIAALGFAVTDVRRLARQLPTL, from the coding sequence ATGCGCCTCGAGCTCATGATCTCCGGCATGGTGGCCGTGCACGCCAAGCACGCGGTGTTCGCCGCGTTGGCCGGCGTGGAGGGCGTGACGCGTGCGGAGGTGGAGCTGGGGCGTGCGGAGCTGGAGTTGTCGCGCTCGGAGGCTGAGATCGACGCCGTTGTGGCGGAGCTCCGCGCGGCGATTGCGGCGCTGGGGTTCGCGGTGACGGACGTGCGGCGTCTGGCCCGTCAGCTGCCAACGCTCTAG